One part of the Esox lucius isolate fEsoLuc1 chromosome 10, fEsoLuc1.pri, whole genome shotgun sequence genome encodes these proteins:
- the ints3 gene encoding integrator complex subunit 3 isoform X4: MEPSPAKGKPLGRLLVSSTLDAKDELEERLERCMGIVTTLTNGMSEREANDALTASVCKGPQQHEEVCLGLFALLLTEPAQAQRCYRDLTLVNRDGMNVILIKINQILMEKFLKLQDVCRTQLVWLVRELVKSGVIGADGVLMTLMKQIAGGDISNKNLWLAENVLDILVEQREWVLKSGMLIAMSVYTYLRLIVDHGTPALLVLRQKEVDFCIGMLREKFMECFIIGRDLVRLLQIVARIPEMELLWKDLLHNPQALSPQFTGKGLLQLLTARTSRKFLACRLTPDMETKLLFMTSRVRFGQQKRYQDWFQRQYLSTAESQSLRCDLIRYICGVVHPSNEVLSSDILPRWAIIGWLLTTCTSNVAASNAKLALFYDWLFFSPEKDSIMNIEPAILVMHHSMKPHPAITATLLDFMCRIIPHFFPPLEGQVRQGVFNSLTFIMEKRVLAHLAPLFDNPKLDRELRSMLRERFPEFCSSPSPPTEGRDESTNEMKMEESVSLEMDNHVLLDKEDGCYDNTEAAFSDDEEEINNKGEGNKKREFRFHPIKEAVIEEPADITPYVDQLDDTMKEKVLQLQKGSDTETQCEVMQEIVDLILEEDFDSEQMSTLASCLAELFKGHFRGDVLPDEITEESLEESVCKPVCLVFRNLCQMQEDNSGFSVLLEMLAELYQKQPKIGYHLLYYLKASKAAMGKMSLYESFAQATALGDLHTCLMMDMKACQEDDVRLLCYLTPSIYTEFPDETLRSGELLNMIVAVIDSTQLQELMCHVMMGDLVMFRKDSVLNILIQSLDWETFEQYSTWQLFLAHNIPLETIIPILQHLKYKEHPEALSCLLLQLRREKPSEEMVKMVLSRPCHPEDQFTTSILRHWAAKHDDVLGEHIKALLIKNNNLPRKRQSLRSSSSKLAQLTLEQILEHMDNLRLNLSNTKNSFFTQTPILQALQHVQASCDEAHKMRFSDLFSLAEEYEEASSKLPKSRRKAPASSPRSRKGAATPVSNEEESASSSASEEEDSKPKAPKRKRKGSSAVGSDSD; the protein is encoded by the exons ATGGAGCCTTCACCGGCAAAGGGGAAACCGCTGGGTCGCCTATTGGTGTCTTCGACCCTGGACGCAAAAGATGAGCTGGAAGAG CGGTTGGAGAGGTGTATGGGGATCGTCACTACTTTGACCAATGGCATGTCGGAGCGGGAAGCCAATGATGCCCTTACAGCCAGT GTGTGTAAGGGTCCCCAGCAACATGAGGAGGTGTGTCTGGGACTCTTTGCTCTGCTGCTCACAGAGCCCGCGCAGGCACAAAGG TGCTACAGAGACCTGACCCTGGTAAATAGGGATGGTATGAATGTGATCCTGATAAAGATCAACCAGATCCTAATGGAGAAGTTCCTTAAGCTGCAGGATGTTTGTCGGACACAG TTGGTGTGGTTGGTGAGGGAGCTGGTGAAGAGTGGTGTGATTGGAGCTGACGGAGTCCTCATGACCCTCATGAAGCAGATCGCAG GTGGAGACATCTCCAATAAGAACCTGTGGCTGGCGGAGAATGTGCTGGACATATTGGTGGAGCAAAG gGAGTGGGTGCTAAAGAGTGGCATGTTGATAGCCATGTCTGTATACACCTACCTCCGCCTCATCGTGGACCACGGCACACCGGCCCTGCTTGTGCTCAGACAGAAGGAGGTGGACTTCTGCATCGGCATGCTCCGGGAGAAG TTCATGGAGTGTTTCATCATCGGGAGAGACCTGGTGCGCCTGCTGCAGATTGTGGCCCGTATCCCAGAGATGGAGTTGCTGTGGAAAGATCTGCTCCACAACCCGCAGGCCCTCAGCCCCCAGTTCACTGGTAAGG GTTTGCTGCAGCTCCTGACGGCTCGCACGTCACGCAAGTTCCTAGCCTGTCGCCTCACGCCAGATATGGAGACCAAACTGCTCTTCATGACCTCCAGG GTGCGTTTTGGCCAGCAGAAGCGCTACCAGGACTGGTTCCAGAGACAGTACCTGTCGACGGCAGAGAGCCAGTCGTTGCGCTGCGACCTGATCCGCTACATCTGCGGCGTGGTGCACCCATCCAATGAGGTGCTGAGCTCCGACATCCTGCCCCGCTGGGCTATCATTGGCTGGCTGCTCACAACCTGCACG TCTAACGTGGCTGCCTCCAACGCCAAGCTGGCCCTGTTTTATGACTGGCTGTTCTTCAGTCCAGAGAAGGACAGCATCATGAACATAG AGCCTGCCATACTGGTGATGCATCACTCCATGAAGCCCCACCCAGCCATCACTGCCACTCTGCTGGACTTCATGTGTCGG ATCATCCCTCACTTCTTCCCACCTCTTGAGGGGCAGGTCCGACAAGGTGTCTTCAACTCTCTCACCTTCATCATGGAGAAGAGAGTGCTGGC TCATTTAGCACCTCTGTTTGACAACCCTAAACTGGACCGGGAGCTGCGCTCCATGTTGAGGGAACGCTTCCCGGAATTCTGCAGTTCCCCATCCCCCCCCACCGAGGGACGGGATGAAAGTACAAATGAAA TGAAAATGGAGGAGTCTGTTTCCTTGGAGATGGACAACCACGTGCTGCTGGATAAGGAGGACGGTTGCTATGACAACACAGAGGCTGCTTTCAGCGACGATGAGGAGGAGATTAACAACAAGGGTGAGG GAAATAAGAAGCGGGAGTTCAGGTTCCACCCAATCAAAGAGGCCGTTATTGAGGAGCCGGCTGACATCACTCCCTACGTGGACCAATTGGACGACACGATGAAGGAGAAGGTGTTGCAGTTACAGAAAGGAAG TGACACGGAAACACAATGTGAAGTCATGCAGGAAATAGTGGACCTGATCTTGGAG GAGGACTTTGACTCGGAACAGATGTCTACTCTGGCCTCCTGTTTGGCAGAGCTCTTTAAGGGCCACTTCAGAGGAGACGTACTGCCTGATGAGATCACAGAAGa GTCCCTGGAGGAGTCTGTGTGTAAACCAGTGTGCCTGGTGTTTAGGAACCTGTGTCAGATGCAGGAGGACAACAGTGGCTTCTCAGTGCTGCTGGAGATGCTGGCTGAGCTCTACCAGAAACAGCCCAAGATCGGCTATCATCTGTTATACTACCTCAAGGCCAG TAAAGCGGCGATGGGGAAGATGAGTCTGTATGAGTCGTTTGCCCAGGCCACGGCGCTGGGAGACCTGCACACCTGTCTGATGATGGACATGAAGGCCTGCCAGGAGGATGACGTCCGGCTCCTCTGTTACCTCACACCATCCATCTACAcagag tTTCCAGATGAGACATTGCGGAGCGGGGAGCTGCTCAACATGATAGTAGCGGTTATCGattcaacacag CTGCAGGAGCTGATGTGTCACGTCATGATGGGCGATCTGGTGATGTTCCGCAAGGACTCGGTCCTCAATATCCTCA TCCAGTCTCTGGATTGGGAGACATTTGAGCAGTACAGCACCTGGCAGCTCTTCCTGGCCCACAACATCCCTCTGGAGACCATCATCCCTATCCTGCAACACCTCAAGTACAAAG AACACCCAGAAGCACTTTCCTGTTTGCTTTTGCAACTTCGCAGGGAAAA GCCCAGCGAGGAGATGGTGAAGATGGTGTTGAGTCGGCCCTGCCACCCAGAGGACCAGTTCACCACCAGTATTCTGCGCCACTGGGCAGCCAAGCACGATGATGTTCTCGGGGAACACATCAAAGCCCTGCTCATCAAGAACAACAACCTGCCACGCAAACGCCAGAG TCTGCGCAGCTCCAGCAGTAAACTGGCCCAGCTGACCCTGGAACAGATCCTGGAGCACATGGACAACCTGAGGTTGAACCTCAGCAACACCAAGAACAGCT TCTTCACACAGACACCCATCCTTCAGGCACTGCAACACGTCCAGGCCAGCTGTGACGAAGCCCACAAGATGAG ATTCAGTGATCTCTTTTCATTGGCCGAGGAGTACGAAGAGGCGTCATCCAAGCTTCCCAAGTCCCGGCGCAAGGCGCCTGCCTCCTCCCCGCGGTCGCGTAAAGGCGCAGCAACCCCAGTTAGTAACGAGGAAGAGAGTGCGTCCAGCAGTGCCTCG gaggaagaggactcCAAGCCCAAAGCTCccaagaggaagaggaaaggctCATCAGCCGTGGGCTCAGACAGCGACTGA
- the ints3 gene encoding integrator complex subunit 3 isoform X3 — MEPSPAKGKPLGRLLVSSTLDAKDELEERLERCMGIVTTLTNGMSEREANDALTASVCKGPQQHEEVCLGLFALLLTEPAQAQRCYRDLTLVNRDGMNVILIKINQILMEKFLKLQDVCRTQLVWLVRELVKSGVIGADGVLMTLMKQIAGGDISNKNLWLAENVLDILVEQREWVLKSGMLIAMSVYTYLRLIVDHGTPALLVLRQKEVDFCIGMLREKFMECFIIGRDLVRLLQIVARIPEMELLWKDLLHNPQALSPQFTGKGLLQLLTARTSRKFLACRLTPDMETKLLFMTSRVRFGQQKRYQDWFQRQYLSTAESQSLRCDLIRYICGVVHPSNEVLSSDILPRWAIIGWLLTTCTSNVAASNAKLALFYDWLFFSPEKDSIMNIEPAILVMHHSMKPHPAITATLLDFMCRIIPHFFPPLEGQVRQGVFNSLTFIMEKRVLAHLAPLFDNPKLDRELRSMLRERFPEFCSSPSPPTEGRDESTNEMKMEESVSLEMDNHVLLDKEDGCYDNTEAAFSDDEEEINNKGEGNKKREFRFHPIKEAVIEEPADITPYVDQLDDTMKEKVLQLQKGSDTETQCEVMQEIVDLILEEDFDSEQMSTLASCLAELFKGHFRGDVLPDEITEESLEESVCKPVCLVFRNLCQMQEDNSGFSVLLEMLAELYQKQPKIGYHLLYYLKASKAAMGKMSLYESFAQATALGDLHTCLMMDMKACQEDDVRLLCYLTPSIYTEFPDETLRSGELLNMIVAVIDSTQLQELMCHVMMGDLVMFRKDSVLNILIQSLDWETFEQYSTWQLFLAHNIPLETIIPILQHLKYKEHPEALSCLLLQLRREKPSEEMVKMVLSRPCHPEDQFTTSILRHWAAKHDDVLGEHIKALLIKNNNLPRKRQRAFRKSNTDLLSSLRSSSSKLAQLTLEQILEHMDNLRLNLSNTKNSFFTQTPILQALQHVQASCDEAHKMRFSDLFSLAEEYEEASSKLPKSRRKAPASSPRSRKGAATPVSNEEESASSSASEEEDSKPKAPKRKRKGSSAVGSDSD, encoded by the exons ATGGAGCCTTCACCGGCAAAGGGGAAACCGCTGGGTCGCCTATTGGTGTCTTCGACCCTGGACGCAAAAGATGAGCTGGAAGAG CGGTTGGAGAGGTGTATGGGGATCGTCACTACTTTGACCAATGGCATGTCGGAGCGGGAAGCCAATGATGCCCTTACAGCCAGT GTGTGTAAGGGTCCCCAGCAACATGAGGAGGTGTGTCTGGGACTCTTTGCTCTGCTGCTCACAGAGCCCGCGCAGGCACAAAGG TGCTACAGAGACCTGACCCTGGTAAATAGGGATGGTATGAATGTGATCCTGATAAAGATCAACCAGATCCTAATGGAGAAGTTCCTTAAGCTGCAGGATGTTTGTCGGACACAG TTGGTGTGGTTGGTGAGGGAGCTGGTGAAGAGTGGTGTGATTGGAGCTGACGGAGTCCTCATGACCCTCATGAAGCAGATCGCAG GTGGAGACATCTCCAATAAGAACCTGTGGCTGGCGGAGAATGTGCTGGACATATTGGTGGAGCAAAG gGAGTGGGTGCTAAAGAGTGGCATGTTGATAGCCATGTCTGTATACACCTACCTCCGCCTCATCGTGGACCACGGCACACCGGCCCTGCTTGTGCTCAGACAGAAGGAGGTGGACTTCTGCATCGGCATGCTCCGGGAGAAG TTCATGGAGTGTTTCATCATCGGGAGAGACCTGGTGCGCCTGCTGCAGATTGTGGCCCGTATCCCAGAGATGGAGTTGCTGTGGAAAGATCTGCTCCACAACCCGCAGGCCCTCAGCCCCCAGTTCACTGGTAAGG GTTTGCTGCAGCTCCTGACGGCTCGCACGTCACGCAAGTTCCTAGCCTGTCGCCTCACGCCAGATATGGAGACCAAACTGCTCTTCATGACCTCCAGG GTGCGTTTTGGCCAGCAGAAGCGCTACCAGGACTGGTTCCAGAGACAGTACCTGTCGACGGCAGAGAGCCAGTCGTTGCGCTGCGACCTGATCCGCTACATCTGCGGCGTGGTGCACCCATCCAATGAGGTGCTGAGCTCCGACATCCTGCCCCGCTGGGCTATCATTGGCTGGCTGCTCACAACCTGCACG TCTAACGTGGCTGCCTCCAACGCCAAGCTGGCCCTGTTTTATGACTGGCTGTTCTTCAGTCCAGAGAAGGACAGCATCATGAACATAG AGCCTGCCATACTGGTGATGCATCACTCCATGAAGCCCCACCCAGCCATCACTGCCACTCTGCTGGACTTCATGTGTCGG ATCATCCCTCACTTCTTCCCACCTCTTGAGGGGCAGGTCCGACAAGGTGTCTTCAACTCTCTCACCTTCATCATGGAGAAGAGAGTGCTGGC TCATTTAGCACCTCTGTTTGACAACCCTAAACTGGACCGGGAGCTGCGCTCCATGTTGAGGGAACGCTTCCCGGAATTCTGCAGTTCCCCATCCCCCCCCACCGAGGGACGGGATGAAAGTACAAATGAAA TGAAAATGGAGGAGTCTGTTTCCTTGGAGATGGACAACCACGTGCTGCTGGATAAGGAGGACGGTTGCTATGACAACACAGAGGCTGCTTTCAGCGACGATGAGGAGGAGATTAACAACAAGGGTGAGG GAAATAAGAAGCGGGAGTTCAGGTTCCACCCAATCAAAGAGGCCGTTATTGAGGAGCCGGCTGACATCACTCCCTACGTGGACCAATTGGACGACACGATGAAGGAGAAGGTGTTGCAGTTACAGAAAGGAAG TGACACGGAAACACAATGTGAAGTCATGCAGGAAATAGTGGACCTGATCTTGGAG GAGGACTTTGACTCGGAACAGATGTCTACTCTGGCCTCCTGTTTGGCAGAGCTCTTTAAGGGCCACTTCAGAGGAGACGTACTGCCTGATGAGATCACAGAAGa GTCCCTGGAGGAGTCTGTGTGTAAACCAGTGTGCCTGGTGTTTAGGAACCTGTGTCAGATGCAGGAGGACAACAGTGGCTTCTCAGTGCTGCTGGAGATGCTGGCTGAGCTCTACCAGAAACAGCCCAAGATCGGCTATCATCTGTTATACTACCTCAAGGCCAG TAAAGCGGCGATGGGGAAGATGAGTCTGTATGAGTCGTTTGCCCAGGCCACGGCGCTGGGAGACCTGCACACCTGTCTGATGATGGACATGAAGGCCTGCCAGGAGGATGACGTCCGGCTCCTCTGTTACCTCACACCATCCATCTACAcagag tTTCCAGATGAGACATTGCGGAGCGGGGAGCTGCTCAACATGATAGTAGCGGTTATCGattcaacacag CTGCAGGAGCTGATGTGTCACGTCATGATGGGCGATCTGGTGATGTTCCGCAAGGACTCGGTCCTCAATATCCTCA TCCAGTCTCTGGATTGGGAGACATTTGAGCAGTACAGCACCTGGCAGCTCTTCCTGGCCCACAACATCCCTCTGGAGACCATCATCCCTATCCTGCAACACCTCAAGTACAAAG AACACCCAGAAGCACTTTCCTGTTTGCTTTTGCAACTTCGCAGGGAAAA GCCCAGCGAGGAGATGGTGAAGATGGTGTTGAGTCGGCCCTGCCACCCAGAGGACCAGTTCACCACCAGTATTCTGCGCCACTGGGCAGCCAAGCACGATGATGTTCTCGGGGAACACATCAAAGCCCTGCTCATCAAGAACAACAACCTGCCACGCAAACGCCAGAG GGCTTTCCGTAAGTCAAACACGGATCTTCTGTCGAG TCTGCGCAGCTCCAGCAGTAAACTGGCCCAGCTGACCCTGGAACAGATCCTGGAGCACATGGACAACCTGAGGTTGAACCTCAGCAACACCAAGAACAGCT TCTTCACACAGACACCCATCCTTCAGGCACTGCAACACGTCCAGGCCAGCTGTGACGAAGCCCACAAGATGAG ATTCAGTGATCTCTTTTCATTGGCCGAGGAGTACGAAGAGGCGTCATCCAAGCTTCCCAAGTCCCGGCGCAAGGCGCCTGCCTCCTCCCCGCGGTCGCGTAAAGGCGCAGCAACCCCAGTTAGTAACGAGGAAGAGAGTGCGTCCAGCAGTGCCTCG gaggaagaggactcCAAGCCCAAAGCTCccaagaggaagaggaaaggctCATCAGCCGTGGGCTCAGACAGCGACTGA
- the ints3 gene encoding integrator complex subunit 3 isoform X1 gives MEPSPAKGKPLGRLLVSSTLDAKDELEERLERCMGIVTTLTNGMSEREANDALTASVCKGPQQHEEVCLGLFALLLTEPAQAQRCYRDLTLVNRDGMNVILIKINQILMEKFLKLQDVCRTQLVWLVRELVKSGVIGADGVLMTLMKQIAGGDISNKNLWLAENVLDILVEQREWVLKSGMLIAMSVYTYLRLIVDHGTPALLVLRQKEVDFCIGMLREKFMECFIIGRDLVRLLQIVARIPEMELLWKDLLHNPQALSPQFTGKGLLQLLTARTSRKFLACRLTPDMETKLLFMTSRVRFGQQKRYQDWFQRQYLSTAESQSLRCDLIRYICGVVHPSNEVLSSDILPRWAIIGWLLTTCTSNVAASNAKLALFYDWLFFSPEKDSIMNIEPAILVMHHSMKPHPAITATLLDFMCRIIPHFFPPLEGQVRQGVFNSLTFIMEKRVLAHLAPLFDNPKLDRELRSMLRERFPEFCSSPSPPTEGRDESTNEMKMEESVSLEMDNHVLLDKEDGCYDNTEAAFSDDEEEINNKGNKKREFRFHPIKEAVIEEPADITPYVDQLDDTMKEKVLQLQKGSDTETQCEVMQEIVDLILEEDFDSEQMSTLASCLAELFKGHFRGDVLPDEITEESLEESVCKPVCLVFRNLCQMQEDNSGFSVLLEMLAELYQKQPKIGYHLLYYLKASKAAMGKMSLYESFAQATALGDLHTCLMMDMKACQEDDVRLLCYLTPSIYTEFPDETLRSGELLNMIVAVIDSTQLQELMCHVMMGDLVMFRKDSVLNILIQSLDWETFEQYSTWQLFLAHNIPLETIIPILQHLKYKEHPEALSCLLLQLRREKPSEEMVKMVLSRPCHPEDQFTTSILRHWAAKHDDVLGEHIKALLIKNNNLPRKRQSLRSSSSKLAQLTLEQILEHMDNLRLNLSNTKNSCESLTHIHTNPRLLEHTHLSVNGTRPTIHLLNSKTAVCVSVFTQTPILQALQHVQASCDEAHKMRFSDLFSLAEEYEEASSKLPKSRRKAPASSPRSRKGAATPVSNEEESASSSASEEEDSKPKAPKRKRKGSSAVGSDSD, from the exons ATGGAGCCTTCACCGGCAAAGGGGAAACCGCTGGGTCGCCTATTGGTGTCTTCGACCCTGGACGCAAAAGATGAGCTGGAAGAG CGGTTGGAGAGGTGTATGGGGATCGTCACTACTTTGACCAATGGCATGTCGGAGCGGGAAGCCAATGATGCCCTTACAGCCAGT GTGTGTAAGGGTCCCCAGCAACATGAGGAGGTGTGTCTGGGACTCTTTGCTCTGCTGCTCACAGAGCCCGCGCAGGCACAAAGG TGCTACAGAGACCTGACCCTGGTAAATAGGGATGGTATGAATGTGATCCTGATAAAGATCAACCAGATCCTAATGGAGAAGTTCCTTAAGCTGCAGGATGTTTGTCGGACACAG TTGGTGTGGTTGGTGAGGGAGCTGGTGAAGAGTGGTGTGATTGGAGCTGACGGAGTCCTCATGACCCTCATGAAGCAGATCGCAG GTGGAGACATCTCCAATAAGAACCTGTGGCTGGCGGAGAATGTGCTGGACATATTGGTGGAGCAAAG gGAGTGGGTGCTAAAGAGTGGCATGTTGATAGCCATGTCTGTATACACCTACCTCCGCCTCATCGTGGACCACGGCACACCGGCCCTGCTTGTGCTCAGACAGAAGGAGGTGGACTTCTGCATCGGCATGCTCCGGGAGAAG TTCATGGAGTGTTTCATCATCGGGAGAGACCTGGTGCGCCTGCTGCAGATTGTGGCCCGTATCCCAGAGATGGAGTTGCTGTGGAAAGATCTGCTCCACAACCCGCAGGCCCTCAGCCCCCAGTTCACTGGTAAGG GTTTGCTGCAGCTCCTGACGGCTCGCACGTCACGCAAGTTCCTAGCCTGTCGCCTCACGCCAGATATGGAGACCAAACTGCTCTTCATGACCTCCAGG GTGCGTTTTGGCCAGCAGAAGCGCTACCAGGACTGGTTCCAGAGACAGTACCTGTCGACGGCAGAGAGCCAGTCGTTGCGCTGCGACCTGATCCGCTACATCTGCGGCGTGGTGCACCCATCCAATGAGGTGCTGAGCTCCGACATCCTGCCCCGCTGGGCTATCATTGGCTGGCTGCTCACAACCTGCACG TCTAACGTGGCTGCCTCCAACGCCAAGCTGGCCCTGTTTTATGACTGGCTGTTCTTCAGTCCAGAGAAGGACAGCATCATGAACATAG AGCCTGCCATACTGGTGATGCATCACTCCATGAAGCCCCACCCAGCCATCACTGCCACTCTGCTGGACTTCATGTGTCGG ATCATCCCTCACTTCTTCCCACCTCTTGAGGGGCAGGTCCGACAAGGTGTCTTCAACTCTCTCACCTTCATCATGGAGAAGAGAGTGCTGGC TCATTTAGCACCTCTGTTTGACAACCCTAAACTGGACCGGGAGCTGCGCTCCATGTTGAGGGAACGCTTCCCGGAATTCTGCAGTTCCCCATCCCCCCCCACCGAGGGACGGGATGAAAGTACAAATGAAA TGAAAATGGAGGAGTCTGTTTCCTTGGAGATGGACAACCACGTGCTGCTGGATAAGGAGGACGGTTGCTATGACAACACAGAGGCTGCTTTCAGCGACGATGAGGAGGAGATTAACAACAAGG GAAATAAGAAGCGGGAGTTCAGGTTCCACCCAATCAAAGAGGCCGTTATTGAGGAGCCGGCTGACATCACTCCCTACGTGGACCAATTGGACGACACGATGAAGGAGAAGGTGTTGCAGTTACAGAAAGGAAG TGACACGGAAACACAATGTGAAGTCATGCAGGAAATAGTGGACCTGATCTTGGAG GAGGACTTTGACTCGGAACAGATGTCTACTCTGGCCTCCTGTTTGGCAGAGCTCTTTAAGGGCCACTTCAGAGGAGACGTACTGCCTGATGAGATCACAGAAGa GTCCCTGGAGGAGTCTGTGTGTAAACCAGTGTGCCTGGTGTTTAGGAACCTGTGTCAGATGCAGGAGGACAACAGTGGCTTCTCAGTGCTGCTGGAGATGCTGGCTGAGCTCTACCAGAAACAGCCCAAGATCGGCTATCATCTGTTATACTACCTCAAGGCCAG TAAAGCGGCGATGGGGAAGATGAGTCTGTATGAGTCGTTTGCCCAGGCCACGGCGCTGGGAGACCTGCACACCTGTCTGATGATGGACATGAAGGCCTGCCAGGAGGATGACGTCCGGCTCCTCTGTTACCTCACACCATCCATCTACAcagag tTTCCAGATGAGACATTGCGGAGCGGGGAGCTGCTCAACATGATAGTAGCGGTTATCGattcaacacag CTGCAGGAGCTGATGTGTCACGTCATGATGGGCGATCTGGTGATGTTCCGCAAGGACTCGGTCCTCAATATCCTCA TCCAGTCTCTGGATTGGGAGACATTTGAGCAGTACAGCACCTGGCAGCTCTTCCTGGCCCACAACATCCCTCTGGAGACCATCATCCCTATCCTGCAACACCTCAAGTACAAAG AACACCCAGAAGCACTTTCCTGTTTGCTTTTGCAACTTCGCAGGGAAAA GCCCAGCGAGGAGATGGTGAAGATGGTGTTGAGTCGGCCCTGCCACCCAGAGGACCAGTTCACCACCAGTATTCTGCGCCACTGGGCAGCCAAGCACGATGATGTTCTCGGGGAACACATCAAAGCCCTGCTCATCAAGAACAACAACCTGCCACGCAAACGCCAGAG TCTGCGCAGCTCCAGCAGTAAACTGGCCCAGCTGACCCTGGAACAGATCCTGGAGCACATGGACAACCTGAGGTTGAACCTCAGCAACACCAAGAACAGCTGTGAGTctctgacacacatacacacaaacccacgTCTTCTAGAACACACGCACCTGTCTGTCAATGGTACCAGACCAACAATACACTTACTGAACTCTAAAACTGCTGTCTGTGTCTCAGTCTTCACACAGACACCCATCCTTCAGGCACTGCAACACGTCCAGGCCAGCTGTGACGAAGCCCACAAGATGAG ATTCAGTGATCTCTTTTCATTGGCCGAGGAGTACGAAGAGGCGTCATCCAAGCTTCCCAAGTCCCGGCGCAAGGCGCCTGCCTCCTCCCCGCGGTCGCGTAAAGGCGCAGCAACCCCAGTTAGTAACGAGGAAGAGAGTGCGTCCAGCAGTGCCTCG gaggaagaggactcCAAGCCCAAAGCTCccaagaggaagaggaaaggctCATCAGCCGTGGGCTCAGACAGCGACTGA